One window from the genome of Gopherus evgoodei ecotype Sinaloan lineage chromosome 2, rGopEvg1_v1.p, whole genome shotgun sequence encodes:
- the LOC115645295 gene encoding zinc finger protein 354B-like isoform X1: MAAAQVQLTFEDVTISFSREEWEVLAEWQKELYREVMKENCASLISLGYQFESPAILSQIDPEEEPGLSDQLDLKGKESPACEYALGVQLEVERHDEGYDVSLGQVSILPGDSKEQALQTSVKAEDCPSESSVSKQNKRLPTTLALSSLSDRRSAPIPNPLGWDKRKKTQREKHFSKHADPDRHQLAHAEWTRVCAEYGKCFAQKRDLAVRLRVHTGEKRFKCTKCKKCFAQKQQLLRHQETHVTKPPCLCRECGRHFQAICDLRRHQVTHARKTPVSVIMVPTFTFPVVRYNKTSQEA; this comes from the exons ATGGCTGCGGCCCAG GTGCAACTGACCTTTGAAGATGTCACCATCTCTTTCTCCCGGGAGGAGTGGGAGGTTTTAGCTGAGTGGCAGAAGGAACTGTACCGAGAGGTGATGAAGGAGAATTGTGCCAGTCTGATCTCACTGG GGTATCAGTTTGAGAGTCCTGCCATTTTATCGCAGATTGACCCAGAGGAAGAGCCGGGCCTCTCGGATCAGCTGGATCTGAAAGGAAAAGAATCACCTGCGTGTGAGT ATGCTCTCGGGGTCCAGCTCGAGGTGGAGAGGCATGACGAAGGGTATGATGTAAGCCTGGGACAAGTCAGTATATTACCTGGGGACTCTAAGGAGCAGGCCTTGCAGACTTCCGTCAAGGCAGAAGACTGCCCAAGTGAGAGCAGTGTCTCCAAGCAGAACAAGAGGCTGCCCACGACGTTAGCTCTGTCCAGCCTGAGTGACAGGAGGTCAGCTCCAATCCCAAATCCCTTGGGGTGGGACAAGAGGAAAAAGACCCAACGGGAGAAGCACTTCTCAAAGCATGCAGATCCGGACCGTCACCAGCTCGCACATGCAGAGTGGACCCGCGTGTGCGCTGAGTATGGGAAATGCTTTGCTCAAAAGCGAGACCTGGCAGTGCGCCTGAgagtccacacaggggagaagcgGTTTAAATGCACCAAGTGCAAGAAGTGCTTCGCTCAGAAGCAACAGCTGCTCAGGCACCAGGAGACCCACGTAACCAAGCCACCGTGCCTGTGCAGAGAGTGCGGGAGACATTTTCAAGCCATTTGTGATCTTCGGCGCCACCAGGTCACTCATGCAAGAAAAACGCCGGTCTCGGTGATCATGGTTCCAACGTTCACGTTTCCTGTTGTGCGTTACAATAAAACAAGCCAGGAGGCTTAA
- the LOC115645295 gene encoding zinc finger protein 354A-like isoform X2, whose protein sequence is MAAAQVQLTFEDVTISFSREEWEVLAEWQKELYREVMKENCASLISLGYQFESPAILSQIDPEEEPGLSDQLDLKGKESPAYALGVQLEVERHDEGYDVSLGQVSILPGDSKEQALQTSVKAEDCPSESSVSKQNKRLPTTLALSSLSDRRSAPIPNPLGWDKRKKTQREKHFSKHADPDRHQLAHAEWTRVCAEYGKCFAQKRDLAVRLRVHTGEKRFKCTKCKKCFAQKQQLLRHQETHVTKPPCLCRECGRHFQAICDLRRHQVTHARKTPVSVIMVPTFTFPVVRYNKTSQEA, encoded by the exons ATGGCTGCGGCCCAG GTGCAACTGACCTTTGAAGATGTCACCATCTCTTTCTCCCGGGAGGAGTGGGAGGTTTTAGCTGAGTGGCAGAAGGAACTGTACCGAGAGGTGATGAAGGAGAATTGTGCCAGTCTGATCTCACTGG GGTATCAGTTTGAGAGTCCTGCCATTTTATCGCAGATTGACCCAGAGGAAGAGCCGGGCCTCTCGGATCAGCTGGATCTGAAAGGAAAAGAATCACCTGCGT ATGCTCTCGGGGTCCAGCTCGAGGTGGAGAGGCATGACGAAGGGTATGATGTAAGCCTGGGACAAGTCAGTATATTACCTGGGGACTCTAAGGAGCAGGCCTTGCAGACTTCCGTCAAGGCAGAAGACTGCCCAAGTGAGAGCAGTGTCTCCAAGCAGAACAAGAGGCTGCCCACGACGTTAGCTCTGTCCAGCCTGAGTGACAGGAGGTCAGCTCCAATCCCAAATCCCTTGGGGTGGGACAAGAGGAAAAAGACCCAACGGGAGAAGCACTTCTCAAAGCATGCAGATCCGGACCGTCACCAGCTCGCACATGCAGAGTGGACCCGCGTGTGCGCTGAGTATGGGAAATGCTTTGCTCAAAAGCGAGACCTGGCAGTGCGCCTGAgagtccacacaggggagaagcgGTTTAAATGCACCAAGTGCAAGAAGTGCTTCGCTCAGAAGCAACAGCTGCTCAGGCACCAGGAGACCCACGTAACCAAGCCACCGTGCCTGTGCAGAGAGTGCGGGAGACATTTTCAAGCCATTTGTGATCTTCGGCGCCACCAGGTCACTCATGCAAGAAAAACGCCGGTCTCGGTGATCATGGTTCCAACGTTCACGTTTCCTGTTGTGCGTTACAATAAAACAAGCCAGGAGGCTTAA